A window of the Deltaproteobacteria bacterium genome harbors these coding sequences:
- the yjjJ gene encoding type II toxin-antitoxin system HipA family toxin YjjJ, whose product MPRSTVPADSLLSLLRRRGPTPARELQAELRIAQPTLSRLVRSGGDAIIRFGRARATRYAVRRDVEQLGDRWDVHRIDAAGRARLVATLHALHPKMWWYEAEPRPAWLRDEPADGLFSDLPWFLDDLRPQGFLGRAFATRYRHELGLGPDLRLWSSSDVLKILLLYGDDLPGDFVVGERALTRVQHASLGDPPSIPPDARISEYARLADAAIAGEPAGSSAGGEQPKFTACVCDGADRRHVLVKFALRDSSVGERWSDLLLAEHLAAESLRAHGIAACETEWIDGERRCYLEIRRFDRVGAHGRRGVTTLHAFQSAHGDLTADWLAVADELTTGGWLFPDDADTIRIAWWFGVLIGNTDMHLANLALFIDDDLPLGLAPLYDMLPMHYRPTTTGELPHRDLVPALPKPRQLAAWRRAAIIAESFWQLVAADARFTSYFRTEAGHMTEMLARLRRRFD is encoded by the coding sequence GTGCCTCGTTCGACGGTTCCCGCCGACAGCCTGCTGAGCCTACTGCGGCGCCGCGGCCCCACGCCTGCCCGCGAGCTGCAGGCGGAGCTGAGAATCGCGCAGCCGACCCTTTCGCGGCTGGTACGGAGCGGGGGGGACGCCATCATCCGATTCGGGCGAGCGCGGGCGACGCGGTACGCGGTGCGCCGCGACGTCGAGCAGCTAGGCGATCGCTGGGACGTGCACCGTATCGATGCGGCTGGGCGCGCCCGCCTCGTCGCGACGCTGCATGCGCTGCACCCGAAGATGTGGTGGTACGAGGCGGAACCACGTCCGGCATGGTTGCGCGACGAGCCCGCGGACGGCCTCTTCTCCGACCTTCCGTGGTTTCTCGACGACCTGCGGCCGCAGGGGTTTCTCGGCCGGGCTTTCGCGACCAGGTATCGCCACGAGCTCGGGCTCGGTCCGGATCTTCGCCTCTGGAGCTCGTCGGACGTCCTCAAGATCTTGCTCCTGTACGGAGACGATCTCCCGGGCGACTTCGTCGTCGGCGAGCGGGCCCTCACGCGCGTCCAACATGCCTCGCTCGGCGACCCGCCCTCCATTCCGCCGGACGCACGTATCAGCGAATACGCTCGACTGGCCGACGCCGCGATTGCCGGGGAGCCCGCGGGATCGTCAGCGGGCGGCGAACAGCCGAAGTTCACCGCGTGCGTATGTGACGGCGCCGACCGGCGCCACGTGCTCGTCAAGTTCGCGCTGCGCGATTCCTCGGTCGGAGAACGGTGGAGTGATCTCCTGCTCGCCGAGCACCTGGCTGCGGAAAGCTTGCGTGCGCACGGCATCGCGGCGTGCGAAACCGAATGGATCGACGGCGAGCGCCGCTGCTATCTCGAGATCCGGCGGTTCGACCGCGTGGGAGCTCACGGTCGGCGCGGCGTGACGACGCTCCACGCCTTTCAAAGCGCGCATGGAGACCTGACGGCCGACTGGCTCGCGGTCGCCGACGAGCTCACGACCGGCGGCTGGCTGTTCCCGGACGACGCGGACACGATCCGCATCGCCTGGTGGTTCGGCGTGCTGATCGGCAACACGGACATGCACCTCGCGAATCTCGCCCTCTTCATCGACGACGATCTGCCGCTCGGGCTGGCACCCCTCTACGACATGCTCCCCATGCACTACCGGCCGACGACGACCGGCGAGCTGCCGCATCGCGATCTGGTCCCCGCGCTGCCGAAGCCGAGGCAACTCGCCGCCTGGCGGCGCGCAGCGATCATCGCGGAGAGCTTCTGGCAGCTCGTGGCGGCCGACGCGCGGTTCACGAGCTACTTCAGGACCGAGGCGGGGCACATGACCGAGATGCTGGCGCGTCTCCGCCGCCGCTTCGATTGA
- a CDS encoding type II toxin-antitoxin system CcdA family antitoxin, translating into MRAAPKVATNLSARADIVSEAKDLGLNLSEVFESAVAEAIKRRRQELWLEQNQEAIDSYNARVERDGLFGDEWRKF; encoded by the coding sequence GTGCGCGCTGCCCCCAAAGTCGCTACCAATCTCTCCGCGCGGGCGGACATCGTCAGCGAGGCCAAAGACCTCGGGTTGAACCTGTCCGAGGTCTTCGAGTCCGCGGTCGCCGAGGCCATCAAACGCCGACGCCAGGAGTTGTGGCTCGAGCAGAACCAGGAAGCCATCGATTCCTACAACGCGCGCGTCGAACGCGATGGCCTCTTCGGTGACGAGTGGCGCAAGTTCTGA